In the Desulfitobacterium hafniense DCB-2 genome, ACCCTGTTTTAGGGAACGCAAGCCTCAATCCCTCTGCGTGTGTAGTCATTTCACACTGCGAATAGGATATCACAATTATAACTCTAATGCAACAAAAAGCTTAGGCACGGGAAAAGTTTGTCCGAATCTCATTCTCTCTGATGTATTGCTCCAGCTCCGTCATCAATTCAGGGAAAGGAAAATAGAGATCACTAAGATAATAGTCCTGTTGCTTCGTTTTGATCTGAACGATCTCCTTACCTTGTTTGGTGGTGAAGAGAGCAATGCGGCGAATCTCGGCGGGGGAAAGGCTGTGCTCTCCCCTCAGAGAACCAAAGACCAGTTGATTGTCACTGACCCGGAAATTCTTGCTCCGCCCATAAAGCCATATGGCGGCAATTCCCAGAGCCGTGAGTAAATAGATAACCCGCAGCACATTGAATTCTAAAGCCGCTATCTTAAGTCCATAGTGTAAAACAGCTAAAACAAGAGGGGTAATGACCAGATATAGCCCCCCGGGAATCAGCAAAGGCTTCACTTGATAGGAATAAACCTGCTCTTCCATCCAGATCCCTCCACCTTTGTGTTTACACGGAATAAACGAGTCCGGTAATTACTTGTTGTGGCTGATTTTGTCCAACTCTTCGAGGAGATAATCATTTAAGACGCGGATGTAGGTTCCTTTCATCCCTAAGGATTTGGATTCAATCACTCCGGCGGATTCAAATTTTCTTAAGGCGTTGACAATGACGGAACGGGTAATTCCCACCCGGTCGGCGATCTTGCTGGCCACCAGCAAGCCGTCGCCGCCGCCCAATTCAGCAAAGATATGCTCCACCGCTTCCAATTCGGAATAAGATAAAGTACCTACAGCGATTTGAACAGCCGCTTTCTTGCGCGCTTCTTCTTCCGCCCGCTCAGCTTTGATGCGCAGAATTTCCATACCGACTACAGTCGCTCCGTATTCAGCAAGAATTAAGTCTGCTTCACTGAAATCCTGATCGAATTTTGCCAATACCAAAGTCCCTACCCGTTCGCCGCCGCCGAGAATCGGAAGAATCGTCGTGATTTTATTATTGAAATGGCAACGCTCTTTTTCGTTAAAAACGCAGCCATTGGCTACCTGAGTGGTATTGGAGCGGGTTTCTGTGACCTTTAATAATCCTTCATTATAGCTTTCCGGGAACCGCTCGGTATGAACGACGATGTCTTCCATGGTGTTGCAGCCAAAATTCTGCATAAAGCTATAGCCTAAAATTTTACCGCGACGTCCTACAATATAGCAATTGGACTGAATAGATTCACTGAGCACATTGGCCATTTCGTCAAAATCTACGGAATGGCCGGCAGCTTTTTGAATTAATTTACTAATCGCTC is a window encoding:
- the codY gene encoding GTP-sensing pleiotropic transcriptional regulator CodY, with the translated sequence MKNLLEKTRAISKLIQKAAGHSVDFDEMANVLSESIQSNCYIVGRRGKILGYSFMQNFGCNTMEDIVVHTERFPESYNEGLLKVTETRSNTTQVANGCVFNEKERCHFNNKITTILPILGGGERVGTLVLAKFDQDFSEADLILAEYGATVVGMEILRIKAERAEEEARKKAAVQIAVGTLSYSELEAVEHIFAELGGGDGLLVASKIADRVGITRSVIVNALRKFESAGVIESKSLGMKGTYIRVLNDYLLEELDKISHNK